Proteins from one Caulobacter sp. 73W genomic window:
- a CDS encoding MBL fold metallo-hydrolase: MSSEPPIRAVIAPVTPLQQNCTIVWCSKTKKAAIIDPGGEVPRLLKAIEDQGLTLEKIWITHGHLDHAGGAATLKLETGVPIEGPHPDDQFWIDDITTNGERWGMPEARAFVPDRWLGDGDVVTVGETQFEVIHCPGHTPGHVIFFHREARFAQVGDVLFQGSIGRTDFPRGNHADLIASITQKLWPLGDDVRFVPGHGPMSTFGSERRSNPYVADRVLAGA, translated from the coding sequence ATGAGTTCCGAGCCCCCCATCCGCGCGGTCATCGCGCCGGTCACGCCGCTTCAGCAGAACTGCACCATCGTCTGGTGCTCCAAGACCAAGAAGGCGGCGATCATCGATCCCGGCGGCGAGGTCCCTCGCCTGCTGAAGGCGATCGAGGACCAGGGTCTGACCCTGGAGAAGATCTGGATCACCCACGGGCATCTGGATCATGCCGGCGGCGCGGCGACGCTGAAGCTGGAGACGGGCGTGCCGATCGAAGGGCCGCATCCGGATGATCAGTTCTGGATCGACGACATCACCACCAATGGCGAGCGCTGGGGCATGCCCGAGGCGCGGGCCTTCGTCCCCGACCGCTGGCTGGGCGACGGCGACGTGGTGACGGTGGGCGAGACCCAGTTCGAGGTGATCCACTGCCCGGGACATACGCCGGGCCACGTGATCTTCTTCCACCGCGAGGCGCGCTTCGCCCAGGTGGGCGACGTACTGTTCCAGGGCTCTATCGGGCGCACGGATTTCCCGCGCGGCAACCACGCCGACCTGATCGCCTCGATCACCCAGAAGCTGTGGCCCCTGGGCGACGACGTGCGGTTCGTCCCGGGCCACGGGCCGATGTCGACCTTCGGATCGGAGCGCCGGTCCAACCCTTACGTGGCCGATCGCGTGCTGGCGGGCGCTTGA
- a CDS encoding TetR/AcrR family transcriptional regulator encodes MTAILKKPQKSARKAKGDGHMRRGEILNAAERIFVAEGYHGATIRKIADEVGVSSTALYMHFRDKDEILLEISDCAISRLLEINSQIAAEPIDAVARVRRMLEAYMRFAFDNPNAYELVFCSPSRGIGEDKAGAVLELGDRCFEKYLGVIKEVAAQGRLRTGTAETAAETLWAACHGLVSLMITKPDRDWSSPDDLMKVMLDGLLYGLVTD; translated from the coding sequence GTGACCGCCATCTTGAAGAAGCCGCAAAAATCAGCCCGCAAGGCCAAGGGCGACGGACATATGCGCCGGGGCGAAATCCTCAACGCCGCAGAGCGCATCTTCGTGGCCGAGGGCTATCACGGCGCCACGATCCGCAAGATCGCCGACGAGGTGGGGGTCTCCTCCACCGCGCTCTACATGCACTTCCGTGACAAGGACGAGATCCTGCTGGAGATCAGCGATTGCGCGATCTCGCGCCTGCTGGAGATCAACAGCCAGATCGCCGCCGAGCCGATCGACGCGGTCGCTCGCGTGCGCCGCATGCTTGAGGCCTATATGCGCTTCGCCTTCGACAACCCGAACGCCTACGAGCTGGTGTTCTGCTCGCCCTCGCGCGGGATCGGCGAGGACAAGGCCGGGGCCGTTCTGGAGCTGGGCGACCGCTGCTTTGAGAAATACCTGGGGGTCATCAAGGAAGTCGCCGCCCAGGGCCGCCTGCGCACCGGCACCGCCGAGACGGCGGCCGAGACCCTGTGGGCCGCCTGCCACGGCCTGGTCTCGCTGATGATCACCAAGCCTGATCGTGACTGGTCCAGCCCCGACGACCTGATGAAGGTCATGCTCGACGGCCTGCTCTACGGCCTCGTCACTGACTAG
- a CDS encoding amino acid permease codes for MWRVKPLDAILATAQKKSLHRSLGLFQLTLLGIGGIIGTGIFVLTAEAAQKAGPGMLISFIIAGFVCAVAALCYSELASMVPVSGSAYTYSYAVMGEFIAWLVGWALILEYAVAASAVAVGWSGYLVGLLENSIGVVIPAALANGPYAGGIINLPAVVIAAAVTGLLVVGTTESATVNAVLVAIKVTALTLFIVLALPLMKQENFAPFAPLGTPGVIGAAASIFFAYVGFDAVSTAAEETKNPQRNVPLALIGSLVICTIFYILVASGAIGAYGAQPLFAADGTHLAPGSRALADQCASIAAGAQQPLVCSKEALAHVLREIGYPSIGNLLGLAAFLALPSVILMMVYGQTRLFFVMSRDGLLPAVLSKVHPKFKTPHVVTMVTGVGVMVAAAFFPVGSLADISNSGTLFAFLAVSITVVLLRIREPNRHRPFRAPLVWIVAPVAGIGCIVLFMFLPPAAKLVFPVWSGIGLLLYFAYGFRNSHVGRGIVDVPETDPDAPPTEAQAIGAPKD; via the coding sequence ATGTGGCGCGTTAAGCCGCTCGACGCGATTCTGGCGACCGCACAGAAGAAGTCGCTTCATCGCTCGCTGGGTCTGTTCCAGCTCACCCTGCTCGGCATCGGCGGGATCATCGGCACCGGCATCTTCGTGCTGACCGCCGAAGCGGCCCAAAAGGCCGGCCCGGGCATGCTGATCTCTTTCATCATCGCCGGTTTCGTCTGCGCGGTCGCCGCGCTCTGCTATTCCGAGCTCGCCTCGATGGTGCCGGTCTCCGGCTCCGCCTACACCTACTCCTACGCGGTCATGGGCGAATTCATCGCCTGGCTGGTGGGCTGGGCCCTGATCCTGGAATACGCCGTGGCCGCGAGCGCCGTGGCGGTGGGCTGGTCGGGCTATCTGGTCGGTCTGCTTGAGAACTCCATCGGCGTCGTCATACCCGCCGCCCTGGCCAACGGCCCCTATGCGGGCGGGATCATCAACCTGCCGGCGGTCGTCATCGCCGCCGCCGTGACCGGCCTGCTGGTCGTCGGCACCACCGAGAGCGCCACGGTCAACGCCGTCCTGGTCGCCATCAAGGTGACGGCCCTGACCCTGTTCATCGTGCTGGCCCTGCCGCTGATGAAGCAGGAGAACTTCGCCCCGTTCGCGCCGCTGGGCACGCCGGGGGTCATCGGGGCGGCAGCCTCGATCTTCTTCGCCTATGTGGGCTTCGACGCCGTCTCGACGGCCGCCGAAGAGACCAAGAACCCGCAGCGCAACGTCCCGCTGGCCCTGATCGGCTCGCTGGTCATCTGCACCATCTTCTACATCCTGGTCGCCAGCGGCGCGATCGGCGCCTATGGCGCTCAACCGCTGTTCGCCGCTGACGGCACGCACCTGGCTCCGGGCTCCCGCGCCCTGGCCGATCAGTGCGCCAGCATCGCCGCCGGCGCCCAGCAGCCGCTGGTCTGCTCTAAGGAAGCCCTGGCGCACGTCCTGCGCGAGATCGGCTATCCGTCGATCGGCAACCTGCTGGGCCTGGCCGCCTTCCTGGCCCTGCCCTCGGTCATCCTGATGATGGTCTACGGCCAGACCCGCCTGTTCTTCGTGATGTCGCGCGACGGCCTGCTGCCGGCCGTGCTGAGCAAGGTGCACCCGAAGTTCAAGACGCCGCACGTGGTGACCATGGTCACCGGCGTGGGCGTGATGGTCGCGGCGGCCTTCTTCCCGGTCGGCTCGCTGGCGGACATCTCGAACTCCGGCACGCTGTTCGCCTTCCTGGCGGTGTCGATCACGGTGGTCCTGCTGCGCATCCGCGAGCCGAACCGTCACCGTCCGTTCCGCGCTCCGCTGGTGTGGATCGTGGCCCCGGTGGCCGGCATCGGCTGCATCGTGCTGTTCATGTTCCTGCCGCCGGCCGCCAAGCTGGTGTTCCCGGTGTGGTCGGGCATCGGCCTGCTGCTGTACTTCGCGTACGGCTTCCGCAACAGCCATGTGGGCCGCGGCATCGTCGATGTTCCGGAAACGGACCCCGACGCCCCGCCGACCGAGGCGCAGGCCATCGGCGCGCCGAAGGACTAA
- a CDS encoding winged helix-turn-helix transcriptional regulator: MTTNNLSYSPSACRPVTDVLSLIGDKWTVLIVMLLADGPRRFNELKRMVDGISQRMLTLTLRNLERDGLVTRTVFPTVPPRVEYELTALGQSLKEPVAALGQWAHANQAQMDLARAEFDRKADAA; the protein is encoded by the coding sequence ATGACGACAAACAATCTTTCCTATTCCCCCTCCGCCTGCCGCCCGGTGACCGACGTCCTGTCCCTGATCGGCGACAAGTGGACGGTGCTGATCGTCATGCTGCTGGCCGACGGCCCGCGCCGGTTCAACGAGCTGAAGCGGATGGTGGACGGCATCTCGCAGCGCATGCTGACCTTGACTTTGCGCAACCTGGAGCGCGACGGACTGGTGACCCGCACGGTGTTCCCCACAGTGCCGCCGCGCGTGGAGTACGAGCTGACCGCCCTTGGGCAATCCCTGAAGGAGCCGGTCGCCGCCCTGGGCCAATGGGCGCACGCCAACCAGGCGCAGATGGACTTGGCGCGGGCGGAGTTCGACCGGAAGGCGGACGCCGCTTAG
- a CDS encoding TrmH family RNA methyltransferase produces MNPKVVTSVTNATVKAVRALHMRKEREETGLFLAEGLKIIIEAVDLGHAPRILLFGRDAADHPMLQKAADATRKAGGEVIEVNREILEKVSRRDNPQAVVAVFKQTFAELDALEPQSAPCWVALQAVRDPGNLGTIVRTADAAGCGGVILVGDCCDPFSVEAVRATMGSIFAVKIAKASIEQFLAFRETWPGSVVGTLLTAQVDHRTAEYRKPSLILMGNEQQGLPPELAAACDVNVKIPMRGRADSLNLSVATGIMIYAAT; encoded by the coding sequence GTGAACCCCAAGGTCGTCACCTCCGTCACCAACGCTACGGTCAAGGCCGTCCGCGCCCTGCATATGCGCAAGGAGCGTGAGGAGACCGGCCTCTTCTTGGCCGAGGGGCTGAAGATCATCATTGAGGCGGTGGACTTGGGCCACGCCCCGCGCATCCTGCTGTTCGGGCGGGACGCCGCCGATCACCCGATGCTGCAAAAGGCCGCCGACGCCACGCGCAAGGCCGGCGGCGAGGTGATCGAGGTCAACCGCGAGATCCTGGAAAAGGTCAGCCGCCGCGACAATCCGCAGGCGGTGGTGGCGGTGTTCAAGCAGACCTTCGCCGAGCTGGACGCGCTGGAGCCCCAGAGCGCGCCCTGCTGGGTGGCGCTGCAGGCGGTGCGTGATCCGGGCAATCTGGGCACCATCGTGCGTACGGCGGACGCCGCCGGCTGCGGCGGGGTGATCCTGGTGGGCGACTGCTGCGACCCCTTCTCGGTCGAGGCGGTGCGGGCGACCATGGGCTCGATCTTCGCGGTGAAGATCGCCAAGGCGAGCATCGAGCAGTTCCTGGCTTTCCGCGAGACCTGGCCGGGGTCGGTGGTTGGCACCCTGCTGACCGCGCAGGTCGATCACCGGACGGCTGAGTACCGCAAGCCGTCCCTGATCTTGATGGGCAACGAACAGCAGGGCCTGCCGCCCGAGCTGGCCGCCGCCTGCGACGTGAACGTGAAAATCCCCATGCGCGGGCGGGCTGACAGCCTGAACCTGTCGGTGGCGACGGGGATCATGATCTACGCCGCCACCTAG
- the hrpB gene encoding ATP-dependent helicase HrpB yields MLPIEEVLPRLQATLRDTCAAVLVAPPGAGKTTRVPLALLDQPWVGDGKIILLEPRRLAARAAAERMAQSLSQPVGEIVGYRVRLQSKVSARTRIEVVTEGVFTRMILDDPGLDGVAAVLFDEFHERSLDADLGLALARDSQGLLRDDLRVLVMSATLDGARIAAHLGDAPIVESEGRMFPVETRYLGRDDRLRLEERVARAVERALQEEGGSALVFLPGQGEIRRVETLLRERLRRPDVDVAPLYGALDPAVQDRAIAPAAPGRRKVVLATSIAETSLTIQGVRVVIDCGLARVPRFDPASGLTRLDTVRVSRAAADQRRGRAGRTEPGVCYRLWDEAETRALPAFGRPEILEADLSSLALDLARWGARNPEGLTFLDAPPAAAFNEARSLLRRLNALDDDGALTSHGERLGDLPLAPRLAHMILRAAASGQADRAALIAAVLSEQALGGRDVDLRHRLEAVGRDNGPRARDAKTLAARWARAAGKASGAEPLDDALLLAEAYPERVARARGPAGEFQLANGRGVYLEATDALAREKWLAVGELGGGDARDRILLAAPLDETALREAFADRLVAEDRLEPDAKGRVRARRLLRLGKLVVEERLIEKPDPAMIAKALMDKVRGEGLSALKFGEASDAFRAQAAFLRALDETWPDLSDAALVEQLDDWLAPLLAGKSSLSDLSDHALADALKTLVPWDVQRRMDAAAPSRWTAPTGNNFRIDYAAEGGPRVDVRVQELFGLSTHPAVGGGRVPLTLALLSPAHRPIQITKNLPGFWAGSWKAVKSEMKGRYPRHVWPDDPTNTAPTARAKPRGT; encoded by the coding sequence ATGCTTCCGATTGAAGAGGTATTGCCGAGATTGCAGGCGACGCTGCGCGATACATGCGCCGCCGTGCTGGTCGCCCCCCCGGGAGCGGGCAAGACCACCCGCGTCCCCTTGGCGCTTCTGGACCAGCCCTGGGTCGGCGACGGCAAGATCATCCTGCTGGAGCCGAGGCGACTCGCCGCCCGCGCCGCCGCCGAGCGCATGGCCCAGAGCTTGTCGCAGCCGGTGGGCGAGATCGTCGGCTATCGGGTGCGCCTGCAGTCCAAGGTCAGCGCCAGAACCCGCATCGAGGTGGTGACCGAGGGCGTCTTCACCCGGATGATTCTGGACGACCCTGGCCTGGACGGCGTCGCCGCCGTGCTGTTTGACGAGTTCCACGAACGCAGCCTGGATGCTGATCTCGGCCTCGCCCTGGCGCGCGACTCACAGGGCCTGCTGCGCGACGACCTGCGCGTGCTGGTGATGTCCGCCACTCTCGACGGCGCCCGCATCGCCGCCCACCTGGGCGACGCGCCGATCGTCGAGAGCGAGGGCCGGATGTTTCCGGTCGAGACCCGCTATCTCGGCCGCGACGATCGCCTGCGCCTCGAAGAGCGCGTCGCCCGCGCCGTGGAGCGCGCGCTGCAGGAGGAGGGCGGCTCCGCCCTCGTCTTCCTGCCGGGGCAGGGCGAGATTCGCCGCGTCGAGACCCTGCTGAGGGAGCGCCTGCGCCGCCCCGACGTCGATGTCGCGCCGCTCTACGGCGCCCTCGATCCCGCCGTGCAGGACCGCGCCATCGCGCCCGCCGCGCCGGGGCGACGCAAGGTCGTGCTGGCCACCTCCATCGCCGAGACCTCCCTGACCATCCAGGGCGTGCGCGTGGTCATCGACTGCGGCCTGGCCCGCGTGCCGCGCTTCGATCCCGCCAGCGGCCTGACCCGCCTCGACACCGTGCGTGTCAGCCGCGCCGCCGCCGACCAGCGCCGGGGCCGCGCCGGCCGTACCGAGCCCGGCGTCTGCTACCGCCTGTGGGACGAGGCCGAGACCCGCGCCTTGCCCGCCTTCGGCCGGCCGGAAATCCTGGAGGCCGACCTCTCCAGCCTCGCCCTCGACCTCGCCCGCTGGGGCGCGCGCAATCCCGAGGGCCTGACCTTCCTCGACGCCCCGCCCGCCGCCGCCTTCAACGAGGCGCGCTCGCTGCTTCGCCGCCTGAACGCCCTGGACGACGACGGCGCCCTGACGTCGCACGGGGAGCGCCTGGGCGACCTGCCGCTGGCCCCGCGCCTGGCGCACATGATCCTGCGGGCCGCCGCCTCGGGCCAGGCCGACCGCGCCGCCCTGATCGCCGCCGTGCTCAGCGAGCAGGCCCTCGGCGGCCGAGACGTGGACCTGCGCCATCGCCTGGAAGCCGTCGGCCGCGACAACGGTCCCCGCGCCCGCGACGCCAAGACCCTGGCTGCGCGCTGGGCCAGGGCCGCCGGCAAGGCCTCCGGCGCCGAACCCCTCGACGACGCCCTGCTGTTGGCCGAGGCCTATCCCGAGCGCGTCGCCCGCGCCCGCGGCCCGGCGGGCGAGTTCCAGCTGGCCAACGGCAGGGGCGTCTATCTGGAGGCGACCGACGCCCTGGCGCGCGAGAAGTGGCTGGCCGTGGGCGAACTGGGCGGCGGCGACGCCCGCGACCGCATCCTCCTCGCCGCGCCCCTGGACGAGACCGCCCTGCGCGAGGCCTTCGCCGACCGGCTTGTGGCCGAGGACCGCCTGGAGCCCGACGCCAAGGGCCGCGTCCGCGCCCGCCGTCTGCTGCGCCTGGGCAAGCTGGTGGTCGAGGAGCGGCTGATCGAGAAGCCCGACCCCGCCATGATCGCCAAGGCCCTGATGGACAAGGTGCGGGGCGAGGGGCTCTCGGCCCTGAAATTCGGCGAGGCGTCGGACGCCTTCCGCGCCCAGGCCGCCTTCCTGCGGGCGCTGGACGAGACCTGGCCCGACCTGTCCGACGCGGCCCTGGTTGAACAGCTCGACGACTGGCTCGCCCCGCTGCTGGCCGGCAAGTCATCCCTGTCCGACCTGTCCGACCATGCCTTGGCCGACGCTCTCAAGACCCTGGTCCCGTGGGACGTGCAGCGCCGGATGGACGCCGCCGCGCCGTCCCGCTGGACCGCGCCCACCGGAAACAACTTCCGCATCGACTATGCGGCCGAGGGCGGCCCCCGCGTCGATGTCCGGGTGCAGGAGCTGTTTGGCCTGTCCACCCATCCGGCCGTCGGCGGCGGCCGCGTGCCCCTGACCCTGGCCCTGCTGTCGCCAGCCCACCGCCCGATCCAGATCACCAAGAACCTGCCCGGCTTCTGGGCTGGTTCATGGAAGGCGGTCAAAAGCGAGATGAAGGGCCGCTACCCTCGCCACGTCTGGCCCGACGACCCGACGAACACGGCGCCGACGGCGAGAGCGAAGCCGCGCGGGACATAG
- a CDS encoding S41 family peptidase — translation MKSAHLKRLLPALALSLLLTAGSQAESPPLIAPEALRADLRLATQTIEETHPDLAHSVAPRDLRAAAAKIERDLDHPMTQAEAWATMARLNPVMADGHVMIGLPDWRAQSVSALANGTTYFPFEVTVDELGRLRIVSELGGAPSALAGKRIARINGTSADEVAKRLLGLAHGDTPRMRAALVSQRWWLFYAKVYGTPAGFDLHLEGGHAMRIAASSQTPVILRQDADFDRLFQCEITPRGAVLTIKAFQWSDKQRFLAFTQTCFEQVKAAGADRLVIDIRENGGGDDDFWKDGVLPYIATRPYKHGSTYLARVLEPRAPGQVKGQIISGAIETATTPPASEPLRFEREVDVLIGPLTYSSAVLFSNVVQDYGFGALYGAGEAVRTRQTGGVRTLKLPGSGLIVSYPRFVLDRPSGSAKPIYLTPDRPLPNDPLHPRAAIEALLNQ, via the coding sequence ATGAAATCCGCCCATCTCAAGCGGCTGCTGCCCGCCCTCGCTCTGAGCCTCTTGCTCACAGCCGGGAGTCAGGCCGAAAGCCCGCCGCTCATCGCACCAGAGGCTCTAAGGGCGGATCTGAGGCTGGCCACGCAGACGATCGAGGAGACGCATCCTGATCTGGCCCATTCCGTCGCGCCCCGCGATCTGCGCGCGGCGGCGGCGAAGATTGAACGCGACCTCGATCACCCCATGACCCAGGCCGAAGCGTGGGCGACGATGGCGCGGCTTAATCCGGTTATGGCGGATGGCCATGTGATGATCGGCCTGCCCGACTGGCGCGCGCAGAGCGTAAGCGCCCTAGCGAATGGGACGACCTATTTCCCATTCGAGGTCACCGTCGATGAGCTGGGTCGGCTGCGCATCGTCTCTGAACTCGGCGGAGCGCCAAGCGCCCTGGCCGGCAAGCGGATCGCGCGGATCAACGGCACAAGCGCCGATGAGGTCGCAAAACGCCTTCTGGGGCTGGCGCACGGCGACACGCCGCGCATGAGAGCCGCACTTGTCTCACAACGCTGGTGGCTATTCTACGCCAAGGTCTATGGAACCCCTGCCGGGTTCGATCTTCATCTGGAAGGCGGCCATGCAATGCGGATCGCCGCCAGTTCGCAGACACCTGTCATCTTGCGGCAGGACGCCGACTTCGATCGCCTTTTCCAGTGCGAGATCACACCGCGCGGCGCGGTTCTGACCATCAAGGCGTTCCAGTGGAGCGACAAGCAGCGGTTCCTGGCCTTCACCCAGACCTGCTTCGAGCAGGTCAAGGCGGCCGGTGCTGATCGTCTGGTGATCGACATTCGGGAGAATGGCGGCGGCGATGACGACTTTTGGAAAGACGGCGTCCTGCCGTACATCGCCACGCGCCCCTACAAGCACGGCTCAACCTATCTGGCGCGCGTCCTGGAGCCGCGCGCGCCCGGCCAGGTTAAGGGTCAGATCATTAGCGGCGCTATCGAGACAGCGACCACGCCGCCGGCGTCAGAACCGCTGCGTTTCGAGAGGGAAGTGGACGTCCTGATCGGCCCCCTCACCTACTCGTCAGCGGTCCTTTTCTCCAATGTCGTCCAAGACTACGGCTTCGGCGCGCTGTACGGCGCAGGCGAAGCGGTTCGCACGCGTCAGACGGGTGGGGTGAGAACCCTGAAACTGCCTGGGAGCGGCCTCATCGTGTCCTACCCGCGCTTCGTGTTGGACCGGCCTTCAGGCTCGGCGAAGCCGATCTATCTGACACCGGATCGGCCGTTGCCGAACGATCCGCTCCATCCGCGCGCCGCGATCGAGGCCCTGCTAAACCAATAG
- a CDS encoding winged helix-turn-helix domain-containing protein: protein MKYFYQISTRVEGAMTHRLVRDPAQVRLLSSPARQEIVDTLSALGGEASVASLADELGRPADGLYYHLRALVAGGLVEEVRASEQEERRFRLAGAGEGPLRLAYDLGPEGNAAELALFAQAMLKIAHSDFEAALTCDPTVAGTRRELWASRNKGWLSEADLSEVVTLLERLSSITSQPRAPGRDRLMSVSFCVAPLVVRAKRRGT, encoded by the coding sequence TTGAAATACTTCTATCAAATTTCAACAAGAGTCGAGGGGGCGATGACCCACCGATTGGTTCGAGACCCCGCCCAGGTTCGGCTGCTCAGTTCCCCGGCGCGCCAGGAGATCGTCGATACCCTGTCCGCCTTGGGCGGGGAGGCCAGTGTCGCGAGCTTGGCTGATGAACTGGGGCGACCGGCGGACGGGCTCTACTATCACCTGCGCGCGCTGGTCGCCGGCGGGCTGGTCGAAGAGGTCAGGGCTTCAGAACAGGAGGAGCGCAGGTTCCGCTTGGCCGGGGCGGGAGAGGGACCGCTGCGGCTGGCCTATGATCTGGGGCCGGAGGGCAATGCAGCCGAACTGGCCCTGTTCGCTCAGGCGATGCTGAAGATCGCCCACTCGGACTTCGAGGCTGCGCTGACCTGCGACCCCACGGTCGCAGGAACGCGGCGAGAACTTTGGGCTTCCCGCAACAAGGGCTGGCTGAGCGAGGCCGATTTGAGTGAGGTTGTGACGCTTCTGGAGCGGTTGAGCTCCATCACAAGCCAACCCCGCGCGCCTGGGCGAGATCGCCTGATGAGCGTCTCCTTCTGCGTCGCGCCTTTGGTTGTCCGCGCCAAGCGTCGTGGGACGTGA
- a CDS encoding class I SAM-dependent methyltransferase gives MRTTAWSDYALIDSGDGRKLERYGKYTVVRPEPQCLWRPRLEAAVWDSADAVFDPSDEEEAGRWRFSNPPAETWPLGWGDVRFHGRFTNFRHLAFFPEQAANWAWMDERIRAAKRPLKVLNLFGYTGVASLVCAAAGAEVTHVDASKKAIGWARENAALSKMEDKPIRWICEDARKFVQREVRRGNRYDGIILDPPKFGRGPNNEVWRLFEGLPEFAGLCAELLSPDANFLILNAYAARISGAALSGLLAEQLAGRPGRIDWGELALVEEAEDRQIGLSFFARYAS, from the coding sequence ATGCGCACGACCGCCTGGAGCGACTACGCCCTCATCGACAGCGGCGACGGACGCAAGCTGGAGCGCTACGGCAAGTACACGGTCGTGCGGCCCGAGCCGCAGTGCCTGTGGCGGCCGCGTCTTGAAGCGGCGGTGTGGGACAGCGCCGACGCGGTATTTGATCCTTCCGACGAGGAAGAAGCCGGCCGCTGGCGCTTCTCCAACCCGCCCGCCGAGACCTGGCCCCTGGGCTGGGGCGATGTGCGCTTCCACGGCCGCTTCACCAATTTTCGCCACCTGGCCTTCTTCCCCGAGCAGGCGGCCAACTGGGCGTGGATGGATGAGCGGATCCGCGCCGCCAAGCGGCCGCTGAAGGTGCTGAACCTGTTCGGCTATACCGGCGTGGCGTCCCTGGTCTGCGCGGCGGCGGGGGCCGAGGTCACGCACGTGGACGCCTCCAAGAAGGCCATCGGCTGGGCCCGTGAGAACGCCGCCCTGTCCAAGATGGAGGACAAGCCGATCCGCTGGATCTGCGAGGACGCGCGCAAGTTCGTCCAGCGCGAGGTCCGGCGCGGCAATCGCTATGACGGCATCATCCTGGACCCGCCGAAATTCGGCCGCGGCCCCAACAACGAGGTCTGGCGCCTGTTCGAGGGCCTGCCGGAGTTCGCCGGCCTGTGCGCCGAGCTGCTGTCGCCGGACGCCAATTTCCTGATCCTCAACGCCTATGCCGCGCGGATCAGCGGCGCGGCCCTGTCGGGTCTGCTGGCCGAGCAGCTGGCGGGTCGTCCCGGCCGCATCGACTGGGGGGAGCTTGCCCTGGTGGAGGAAGCTGAGGACCGTCAGATCGGCCTGTCGTTCTTTGCGAGGTACGCGTCGTGA
- a CDS encoding FMN-dependent NADH-azoreductase, with the protein MTLLHIDSSILGDNSVSRQVSAAVATAITNDAPATQVVYRDLAADPLPHLSGAHLGGVAPQAELDAGALALEQFLAADTVVIGAPMYNFAISSQLKAWLDRILVAGKTFRYGPNGVEGLAGGKRIIVALSKGGYYGDGQPAAGMDFQEPYLKAIFGFIGIHDVEFVRAEGIAVGPEQREQGIASALASVTELKRAA; encoded by the coding sequence ATGACTCTGCTGCATATCGACTCCTCGATCCTGGGCGACAATTCCGTCAGCCGTCAGGTCTCCGCCGCGGTCGCCACCGCGATCACCAACGACGCGCCGGCGACCCAGGTGGTTTATCGCGACCTCGCCGCCGATCCGCTGCCGCACCTCAGCGGCGCGCATCTGGGCGGCGTCGCCCCGCAGGCCGAACTCGACGCCGGCGCCCTGGCGCTGGAGCAATTCCTGGCCGCCGACACGGTGGTCATCGGCGCCCCGATGTACAACTTCGCCATCTCCAGCCAGCTGAAGGCGTGGCTCGACCGCATCCTCGTGGCGGGCAAGACCTTCCGCTACGGCCCCAACGGCGTCGAAGGCCTGGCCGGCGGCAAGCGGATCATCGTCGCCCTGTCCAAGGGCGGCTACTACGGCGACGGTCAGCCGGCCGCCGGCATGGATTTCCAGGAGCCCTACCTGAAGGCGATCTTCGGCTTCATCGGCATCCACGACGTGGAGTTCGTCCGCGCCGAGGGCATCGCCGTCGGCCCTGAACAGCGTGAGCAGGGCATTGCTTCCGCCCTGGCCTCGGTCACGGAACTGAAGCGCGCGGCCTAG